The genomic DNA CTGTCTCCTTGGCCGTTCCTCGAGGGCTTAGCGCTCAAGAGTTAGTCGCTCGAACCGATTACCCGTTTGAATCGACGTTTGACTCCATGGCTCAGGCCATTCGTGAGCTTATTCAAACAATGCCTGACACCCCCTTGTTTATTGGTGGGTCTTTCTATACCGTTTGCGACGCGTTGACCTTTTTGGAGAAGTAAGTGGACCGTGCATTACAACAAAGATTAGTGGGTATCTTAGTGTTAACAGCCGTCATTCTGTTAATTGCACCTGTATTGTTTGATGCTCAAGGTCGTATTCCGGAAAAAATCACTAATATTCCACCTCAGCCTAAACTGCCAGATTTATCTCACATCGAATTTAAAATGCCAAATACCGATAACTTGCCTGCGGAAGTTGATCCTGAAGCTGTGGTTGAGCAACCAACAGGCTTCGCGGCAATTTCACAGCCCAATGTAGTGCCCACGGCGACCGCTTCGGGTATCTGGAGTGTTCAAGTGGCCAGTTTCAAAGACTCAGCCAAAGCACTGTCGTTAATTGATACATTGAAACAAGACGATTTCGAAGTCTACAGCCGTGAAAAAGTGTTATCCGACGGAACTCTATTTACCCAAGTGTTTGTGGGGCCGGTTGCTAAAAAAGAACAGGCAGAAGAACAGAAAGCAAACATTAAAAAACAGTATAACTTGCAGGGATTGGTCGTTAAGTTCTCGAAATAGTTCGATAAAATTGACCATCTGGTCTAATTGAGAATAACGATTCACAAAACTGATTTCTCTGTTAGAATGCCCGCGATTTCCACAGTGAGTGAACTATGACCTTTATTGATTGGACAATAATTACCATTCTCGTTGTTTCAGCGTTAATTAGCATTAAGCGAGGTTTCACTAAAGAAGCTATGTCTTTAGTTTCCTGGTTAGCGGCGCTGTTTGTTGCTCGATTGTTTAGCGCTAATTTAGCGACGCTGATGACTTCTATGATCGAAAATGAGGCGTATCGTTATACCGCCGCCTTTGCGATTCTATTTATTGTGACGTTAATTGTTGGTTCCCTCGTTAATCATTTATTAGGTGAATTTATTCGCATGACCGGGCTGACCGGCACCGACAGAGTGTTAGGTGTTGTCTTTGGTCTACTGCGTGGCTTGGTGATCGTTGTGGCCATTCTCGCAATGGGACGATTATTTGCACTCGACCAATTTTGGCAAGACTCGGTACTTGTACCGTACTTTGAACCTGTTATTCGATGGACAGGGGATTCTATTCATAAAGCATCCGGTGCAATATTGTCGGTCGGGGGAGAAAATTAAATGTGCGGTGTAGTAGGTATTTTTGGCAGCTCTCCAGTAAATCAACAACTCTATGATGCGTTAACCGTACTTCAGCACCGAGGCCAAGATGCCGCTGGTATCGTTACTGAAGAAAACGAAAAGTTTTTTCTTCGTAAAAGTAATGGCTTAGTGAGAGACGTATTCCATACGCGTCACATGCAATCATTGCGAGGCAATATTGGAATAGGGCATGTGCGCTACCCAACGGCCGGTACGAGCAGTAATGCAGAAAGCCAACCTTTTTACGTTAACTCTCCTTATGGCATTGTTTTAGCGCATAACGGAAATTTGACCAATGCCGCCGAGTTAAATAAATCGCTTTATCAATCCGATCTTAGGCATGTAAACACCACATCCGATTCAGAAGTTTTGCTGAATGTATTTGCCCATGAATTGCAGGTACAAGGCAAGCTCAAGCCAACCGCAGACGATATTTTTACGGCTGTGAAAGGTGTTCATAAGCGCTGTAAAGGTGCTTATGGTGTGGTGGCCCTTATCTCAGGTTATGGATTGGTGGCCTTTCGAGATCCGCACGGAATTCGTCCTTTAGTTTATGGCAAACGAATCGCTGAAAATGGCAATGCTGAATATATGGTGGCGTCTGAAAGTGTGGCACTTGACGTTCAAGGGTACGAGTTGATAGACGATGTTCAACCAGGGCAAGCAATCTTTGTTGATTATCAAGGTAAGCTGCACATTCAGCAATGTGCTGAAAACACCGTAAAAACGCCATGTATTTTCGAGTATGTATATTTCGCAAGACCCGATTCAATCATAGATGGCATTTCAGTTTATAAAGCCCGCCTTCGGATGGGCGATGTATTAGGCGATAAAATTTTAGCGGAACGCCCCAACCACGATATTGATGTGGTTATTCCGATTCCAGACACCAGTCGTACATCTGCTTTGCAACTGGCGAATCGAATCGGCGTAAACTTTCGTGAAGGGTTTATGAAAAATCGCTACATTGGCCGAACCTTTATTATGCCCGGCCAAAAGCAACGAAAAAAATCAGTTCGTCAAAAACTCAATGCCATCGGTTTGGAGTTTAAAGGTAAGAACGTTCTGTTAGTCGATGACTCGATTGTCCGTGGGACAACCTGCAATGAGATCATTGAAATGGCGCGTGATGCGGGTGCTAAAAAAGTATACTTTGCATCGGCGGCCCCAGAAGTCGTTTTTCCTAACGTTTATGGCATAGATATGCCGGCTGCTGAAGAGTTGATTGCGCATGGTCGTAGTAATGAAGAAATTAGGCAATCCATTGGTGCTGATTGGCTAATCTATCAAGATTTAGAAGATTTAAAAGAAGCGACTCGTATTCATAAGGACGATAAACAAGATTTTGACTGCTCTGTATTTAATGGTTGCTATGTCACAGGTGATGTTGATGAAGCTTATTTGCAGGCCTTAGAGGCTGCTCGAAGTGATGCCAAAAAAGTGACCAACAGTGTCACCGATTCTTCAATGATCGATCTTCATAATGATGAAGATGACGGTTAAACTTTTGGGGTTGTCGCTTATTTGAAAAGACGCTCCGCTAGCGTCTTTTTTTTGCTATAAATAAATGGCAAACAATCAAAAGGGGTTAACATGCAAAAGGCGGCCGCAACGTCAGCTCAACTTATTGAGCAAGCCAATCGTGTTATTGCAGGAAAAACGGATCAAATAAAACTTATTTGGGTGGCCATTCTTTGTAATGGTCATGTGCTACTAGAAGATTTACCTGGCGTTGGAAAAACAACCTTAGCTCAAACGCTCGCAACCCTACTCGGATTAAACTATCAACGCGTGCAATTTACCGCTGATTTATTGCCTTCTGATGTGATTGGAGCGCAAATCTATGATCGTGAGAAGCAATCCTTCTACTTTCATAAAGGCCCGGTTTTTACTCAGCTTTTGCTAGCCGATGAATTAAACAGAGCGACGCCTAAAGCACAATCTGCACTACTAGAAGCGATGGAGGAGCGGCAAGTCACGATTGACGGGGTTGCTCAAACATTGCCGAAGCCGTTTTTTGTTATTGCTACTCAAAACCCGCAGAACCAGTCGGGCACTTACCCTTTACCAGAATCTCAATTGGATCGTTTTTTCGTTCGCATTAGCTTAGGCTACCCCAGTGAAGAAGTAGAAAAGGAGCTGTTATTAGGCCATATCGGGCGAAGCAAAATTGACGATCTCAAAGCAATCGTCGATCCCACTCAATGGCAATCCATTCAAAATGAAGTCGAATCGGTTCGCATTGCAGCACCCGTGATTAACTACATCATGCGTTTGGTGAATCGAACCAGAGATGGCGAGCTGTGTGCGGTAGGGTTATCGCCAAGGGCGTCTCAGCAATTAGCGCAAGCATCAAAAGCCCATGCATTAATTGATCAAAGAGATTATGTGATCCCAGATGATGTTCAATCGGTATTCCCAGCGGTGGCGGGGCATCGCCTCAAAGCACTAAAAAACCAACATTCGGATTTGCTCGTACAGTCGATACTAAGTTCCGTTGCTGTCATTGAGGCTGCGTAGCCGTGTTGTCGGCGATTAAACAGCGTTTGCGCCTTAGATTTAACCGTTGGATACAAACTCGGTTGCCTGAGCAATCGTCGGTAACTCTCAACCAATCTCGAATATTCATAGTGCCAACGAAACAAGGGCTCATGCTATTGGTTGTGTCGATAGGCTTGCTGCTGCTGGCCATTAATTTTGAAGCTCCACTCAATTTTGCATTGGCATTTTGGCTGATTGCTGTGTTGTTTGTTGCGGTGCAGTTAACTTATCGAAATTTATCAGGGGTAAAATTAACGGCCTTGCCAGGCAGTTTAATAGAAGTCGGCGACTCTACCATTATTCCCATTCAATTGGAGTCTGAATCTAAGAGACCTCGAGGCAGTTTAGAGCTAATTCACCCCAGTTGGGGGGTCGTGCATGTGCATCTCGATAACGGGCGAGGTCATTGTGTTTTGCCTGTTGAAGCAAAAGCACGCGGTCCAGTAAAGTTACCAAGATTTCGAATAGAAAGCCGTTACCCTTTTGGGTTAGTTGTGGCTTGGTCTCATATTCAACTATCGGGGTGTGGATGGGCTTACCCCAATGGAATCGAAGCTCGACGAATTGTTGATAGTGGGCAAGGTAGCTCAGAAGATGATCACTTAGATGATCACCTTTTAATTGCCGGCAGCGAAGATTTTTATCAACTTCAAGAATATGCCCCCGGCGATGCCATCGGTAGGTTGCACTGGCCTTCCTTTTCTAAAGACCTGCTCGTGGTTAAAAAATTCACAAACTATCAACCGGCCGATGAATGGTTAGATTGGTCTCATTACCCCCACTTATCCAATGAAGACAAACTTAAGGCGTTAGCTTATTTAGCCGAGCGGTATGAAAAAGAACAACGAGCATTTGGATTAAAACTTCCCCATTTAGAACTTGAAGTGAACCAAGGTTTTGAGCAACTTCAAAGTGTTAGGCAGGCGTTAGCGGAGTTTGGTTATGAATAATCAAGCTTATATTGCGCCATCGATGCGGGCTTTATCGCGGCAGGCGTTGCAAATTCTGTTCGTCGTTCAATTTATCACCGTATTGCCGTTTTTAGCCGATTTACCGAAGTGGTTACTCTTAGTTCTTGCCTTAGTTGTTGGCTGGCGGTGGCAGGTCATGCACGGTCGTATGCAACGACCACCTAGATTATTAGTTTTAACGGCAATCGTGGCGGGTTTAGCGTCACTTTATTTATCGGGTCTCGATCAATACTCGCTAGATACCGCCGTGGCTTTATGCCTATTAGGATATTTACTTAAGTCTTTAGAAGTATTGCGACGCCGTGATGGCGTCTTTCAAATTTACTTAGGGCTTTTTTTAGCGGGCGTTTATTTCTTATATCACAGTAGCCCTTTATCAATGTTGCTTGTTACCCTGCTGTTGTTTGCAAATTTGTTAGCCTTACAAGCCGTAACTTGCCATGCCGATTTTTCTTGGCGATATGCCCTGCGTCAGTCCACAGTCATTGTTGTTGCAGCCATTCCTGTCATGGTTTTGGGGTATTTATTTTTTCCGCGTATTCCGCCTTTATGGAGCATACCTAATAATGAACGGGGCTCTGTGACCGGTATGACAGATTCGATAACACCTGGAGAAATAGCCGAGCTGGCTCGAAGCGAAAAACCGGCCTTTAGGGTTAATTTCGAGGGCGATGTTCCGCCTAAAAATCTCTGGTATTGGCGAGGCAATACCTTAAGCGAATTTGACGGACGCAGTTGGACGGCTAAATATCGAGCCGGATCTTGGTTAGGGTCAGTCGATAGCGAAACCAGTTTACCGCAAGCGCAAGAGAGTAGTTGGGATTATTCAATTATTATTGAGCCTACACGTCAGCAGTGGCTGTATTTTATGGACTGGCCAACCCAAGCCTCAGTTAATAATGGTGTACTGCTGCCCGATGCCAGATATGCCTTAACCGCACCGCTAACGCAGGCCATTCAATACAAGGCTAGCAGTGCTCAAGAAGTATCTTGGCCAGCCTTGAGTAATTTCGAACGACAAGAGTATGTGCGGTTGCCAAGCCAAGGAAACGAGGCTCTCAGGCGGTGGGCGCTGTCGTTTAGGGAAGGTAGGTCCGACAATGCCAAGTTTATGGTCGATTTGGCCGACTATATCCGTTCGAACCCTTATTTTTACAGTTTAACACCACCTCAGTATGTGGCATCGGATAGCTTGGCTGATTTCTGGTTGTTGGGTAAGCGTGGATTTTGCAGTCATTATGCGAGTGCGACGGCTTATATATTAAGGGCCGTTGGAATACCAACAAGGTTGGTAGGTGGGTATTTGGGTGGTGTCTACAACGAATCTGCAAACTATATCCAAGTAAGGCAGATGGAGGCGCATGTTTGGGTCGAAGTATGGCTCAATGGTGGGTGGGTTCGTTTTGATCCGACCGCGGCTGTGGCGCCTAATAGGGTTGAGCAATCTCTCGATGATTTGCTCGCTGAAGATCAAGCCAGCGAGCTGCCTATTTTTTCTCGTATGCGTAATCAATTGTCTATGTTGAAATCGGCTTCGCTTTGGTGGGACTCAGTTCAATATCAATGGCAAATAATGGTGCTAGACTATAAAAGCACACAGGCGATCGGGTGGTTTGAATCGCACTTCGGCCGGTTAACTCCGTGGAAGGCCGCCATGGCTATTATTATTTTTATGGCGTTGATTTCGTTACTGATGGCCTTCAGTTTGGGTTTATTGGTTATCCCTAGGCGTAGAGCGGAGCCGTATCGAAGCCTAGCCAAAATTGAAAAAATATTGGGTAAACGCGAGCCCGATGAGACCATACGTCAGTATTTTGACCGAATGTCGAAAAATAATGACAATTTAACCATTTTGATAAGTTTAGCTGGCCTATTTGAGCGATATCTATATAGTTCGAAACCGAAGAATTTAAAGCTAATTCGTCATTCAGTATTTAGCTTACAAAAACAAAAAAATCGATAAAAACCGTTCGGCTACACTTACAGGTGCACAAGCATTTTAAAGTCGAATCGTGCTTTATTAGCAAATTTTGAAAATACTATTAGAGATCAAATGAGTAGTAAATCTGAACAGTTGGCAAATTTAAAGAAGCACTTTGGTCGCCGTGTGCACGAGCAGGCTCGATCGATTGTGAACAGCTGGTCCATATTGGAAGAAGTTCACTGGAGTGAAGGCTGGTTTAATGAATTTATCGGCCTTGCGAAGAAACTTCAAAAACTCTCCAGTCGCTATGATTTCGCCGACCTTACTCAGTCTTCTAGTGTGTTAATCAGCCTATTAGAGCAGTGTTCCCCTGCTCAAGCCCCTAAAACCGATGCGTTAGAGCGGTTAAATGATCAAGTGTCGGCCATTGCTCAAGCATGCTCTAGAGCCAACGATAACGTACCTGTTGAAGAAATGTCGGCAGGGCGAAAACCTGTTTACCTTTGCTTTTCTGATCCGCTACAAGGCAATGTTTTAAAAGAGCAGTTAAGTTTTTTTGGAATTCCGGTGTCTTGTTATCAAGATGCTTCAGAACTAGAGCGATCTATCAGTTACCGTATTCCGGCGGCAATCGTTGTGGACACACAATTTGAAGGGCAGGGAATAGCGGTCGTCACAGCGATACAAAAAGAATTACGCCAGGCGATACCCGTTTTATTTTATGCCAAAGAAGAACCTACTATTGAAGATAGGCTTCAGGTTGTGCGAGCACACGGTGTGGCCTTTTATACGGGGCAACTCGACTTTGGCATACTGGTAGAGTCCTTAATGGGAATCTACGCCATGCGAAACGAAGCGCACTTTAAGGTTTTAGTGGTCGATGATTCAAAATCACAAGCATTGTACGCCGAAAAAACGTTAAACCAAGCTGGCATATTCACTCGGGCTGTCATTAAACCTCTAGAAGTATTAAAAGCCATTGAAGAATTTTCACCCGATGCTATTTTGATGGACATGTA from Reinekea marina includes the following:
- a CDS encoding DUF58 domain-containing protein, whose amino-acid sequence is MLSAIKQRLRLRFNRWIQTRLPEQSSVTLNQSRIFIVPTKQGLMLLVVSIGLLLLAINFEAPLNFALAFWLIAVLFVAVQLTYRNLSGVKLTALPGSLIEVGDSTIIPIQLESESKRPRGSLELIHPSWGVVHVHLDNGRGHCVLPVEAKARGPVKLPRFRIESRYPFGLVVAWSHIQLSGCGWAYPNGIEARRIVDSGQGSSEDDHLDDHLLIAGSEDFYQLQEYAPGDAIGRLHWPSFSKDLLVVKKFTNYQPADEWLDWSHYPHLSNEDKLKALAYLAERYEKEQRAFGLKLPHLELEVNQGFEQLQSVRQALAEFGYE
- a CDS encoding DUF3488 and transglutaminase-like domain-containing protein, which encodes MNNQAYIAPSMRALSRQALQILFVVQFITVLPFLADLPKWLLLVLALVVGWRWQVMHGRMQRPPRLLVLTAIVAGLASLYLSGLDQYSLDTAVALCLLGYLLKSLEVLRRRDGVFQIYLGLFLAGVYFLYHSSPLSMLLVTLLLFANLLALQAVTCHADFSWRYALRQSTVIVVAAIPVMVLGYLFFPRIPPLWSIPNNERGSVTGMTDSITPGEIAELARSEKPAFRVNFEGDVPPKNLWYWRGNTLSEFDGRSWTAKYRAGSWLGSVDSETSLPQAQESSWDYSIIIEPTRQQWLYFMDWPTQASVNNGVLLPDARYALTAPLTQAIQYKASSAQEVSWPALSNFERQEYVRLPSQGNEALRRWALSFREGRSDNAKFMVDLADYIRSNPYFYSLTPPQYVASDSLADFWLLGKRGFCSHYASATAYILRAVGIPTRLVGGYLGGVYNESANYIQVRQMEAHVWVEVWLNGGWVRFDPTAAVAPNRVEQSLDDLLAEDQASELPIFSRMRNQLSMLKSASLWWDSVQYQWQIMVLDYKSTQAIGWFESHFGRLTPWKAAMAIIIFMALISLLMAFSLGLLVIPRRRAEPYRSLAKIEKILGKREPDETIRQYFDRMSKNNDNLTILISLAGLFERYLYSSKPKNLKLIRHSVFSLQKQKNR
- a CDS encoding GGDEF domain-containing response regulator — encoded protein: MSSKSEQLANLKKHFGRRVHEQARSIVNSWSILEEVHWSEGWFNEFIGLAKKLQKLSSRYDFADLTQSSSVLISLLEQCSPAQAPKTDALERLNDQVSAIAQACSRANDNVPVEEMSAGRKPVYLCFSDPLQGNVLKEQLSFFGIPVSCYQDASELERSISYRIPAAIVVDTQFEGQGIAVVTAIQKELRQAIPVLFYAKEEPTIEDRLQVVRAHGVAFYTGQLDFGILVESLMGIYAMRNEAHFKVLVVDDSKSQALYAEKTLNQAGIFTRAVIKPLEVLKAIEEFSPDAILMDMYMPGCTGPEIAQVIRQQTKYDAIPILYLSAESDVDKQLDAVGLGGDDFLTKPVPKEVLISTVRNRCRRHRGLRDQMVRDGLTGLFDHNHILETLKQEVGLANANAQPLCFVMIDIDRFKQVNDQYGHSMGDRVIRALALYMRQRFRITDTIGRYGGEEFALVLPNTSADNARNLLEEVRHGFEQLVHQDGQHQIRVTFSCGIAQLQDKEEAALLSQRADLAMYKAKDAGRNRVEVAD
- a CDS encoding AAA family ATPase yields the protein MAGKTDQIKLIWVAILCNGHVLLEDLPGVGKTTLAQTLATLLGLNYQRVQFTADLLPSDVIGAQIYDREKQSFYFHKGPVFTQLLLADELNRATPKAQSALLEAMEERQVTIDGVAQTLPKPFFVIATQNPQNQSGTYPLPESQLDRFFVRISLGYPSEEVEKELLLGHIGRSKIDDLKAIVDPTQWQSIQNEVESVRIAAPVINYIMRLVNRTRDGELCAVGLSPRASQQLAQASKAHALIDQRDYVIPDDVQSVFPAVAGHRLKALKNQHSDLLVQSILSSVAVIEAA
- a CDS encoding CvpA family protein; the encoded protein is MTFIDWTIITILVVSALISIKRGFTKEAMSLVSWLAALFVARLFSANLATLMTSMIENEAYRYTAAFAILFIVTLIVGSLVNHLLGEFIRMTGLTGTDRVLGVVFGLLRGLVIVVAILAMGRLFALDQFWQDSVLVPYFEPVIRWTGDSIHKASGAILSVGGEN
- a CDS encoding SPOR domain-containing protein → MDRALQQRLVGILVLTAVILLIAPVLFDAQGRIPEKITNIPPQPKLPDLSHIEFKMPNTDNLPAEVDPEAVVEQPTGFAAISQPNVVPTATASGIWSVQVASFKDSAKALSLIDTLKQDDFEVYSREKVLSDGTLFTQVFVGPVAKKEQAEEQKANIKKQYNLQGLVVKFSK
- the purF gene encoding amidophosphoribosyltransferase, which gives rise to MCGVVGIFGSSPVNQQLYDALTVLQHRGQDAAGIVTEENEKFFLRKSNGLVRDVFHTRHMQSLRGNIGIGHVRYPTAGTSSNAESQPFYVNSPYGIVLAHNGNLTNAAELNKSLYQSDLRHVNTTSDSEVLLNVFAHELQVQGKLKPTADDIFTAVKGVHKRCKGAYGVVALISGYGLVAFRDPHGIRPLVYGKRIAENGNAEYMVASESVALDVQGYELIDDVQPGQAIFVDYQGKLHIQQCAENTVKTPCIFEYVYFARPDSIIDGISVYKARLRMGDVLGDKILAERPNHDIDVVIPIPDTSRTSALQLANRIGVNFREGFMKNRYIGRTFIMPGQKQRKKSVRQKLNAIGLEFKGKNVLLVDDSIVRGTTCNEIIEMARDAGAKKVYFASAAPEVVFPNVYGIDMPAAEELIAHGRSNEEIRQSIGADWLIYQDLEDLKEATRIHKDDKQDFDCSVFNGCYVTGDVDEAYLQALEAARSDAKKVTNSVTDSSMIDLHNDEDDG